One window from the genome of Dermacentor silvarum isolate Dsil-2018 chromosome 5, BIME_Dsil_1.4, whole genome shotgun sequence encodes:
- the LOC125945442 gene encoding uncharacterized protein LOC125945442 — MSYTNQSPVESPVLYRNRAMRSEWASTATRPHQPPSETNRKEFEPTANPAATTSGYAMPSVYYLRRRLLRHHSSQTEEDPCTETDSTQGSCGSPLQKYQPSPPQARRRTSSFAAADAVCCPREPRTSDLDSSLVSSSSGSGGLPPGVALLRFGGSATTHTDKGPSPTRSASAAVQCHSSEAGDEAAQCGGGGGDTGYGETSSSEEQESSWSRSTESSAAPSSSSSPSGDTASGALASVSDDQDETQAEDDDEDDEDDDGEVDLSKLETQTQAAPFKWPPTTISQAPTGEVRMLGCACFNVVTLRALVAENPVSASSRVVRYTEKCRIYLGICICHALLHGKRYMRVILPHPSIAKVAHTLSYILDKWISRNFENDSLQTNVMKQNTDSACLVWKIFSDSNIKNAKE; from the exons ATGTCGTATACCAACCAGTCTCCCGTGGAATCACCCGTCTTGTACAGAAACAGGGCTATGAGGTCGGAGTGGGCAAGCACGGCTACCAGACCTCACCAGCCGCCCTCGGAGACGAACCGGAAGGAGTTTGAACCCACAGCCAACCCGGCAGCGACGACCAGCGGCTATGCCATG CCCTCCGTGTACTACCTGAGGCGGCGGCTACTGCGGCACCACTCGTCGCAAACGGAGGAAGATCCCTGCACAGAAACCGACTCAACACAGGGAAGCTGTGGCTCTCCCTTACAAAAAT ATCAGCCGAGCCCTCCTCAGGCGAGGAGACGAACAAGCAGCTTCGCGGCCGCCGACGCCGTCTGCTGCCCCCGGGAACCGCGCACCTCGGACCTCGACTCGAGCCtcgtgagcagcagcagcggctcgGGGGGATTGCCGCCAGGGGTCGCCCTGCTTCGCTTCGGAGGCAGCGCTACCACGCACACGGACAAG GGTCCGAGCCCCACCAGGAGCGCTTCGGCGGCAGTCCAGTGCCACAGCAGCGAAGCCGGCGACGAAGCTGCGcaatgcggcggcggcggcggcgacacgGGCTACGGCGAGACTTCATCATCCGAGGAGCAGGAGTCGAGCTGGAGTCGCTCTACGGAGTCGTCGGCAGCcccgtcgtcttcgtcgtcgccgtccGGTGACACGGCGTCCGGAGCTCTGGCCTCGGTGTCGGACGACCAGGACGAGACTCAggccgaagacgacgacgaagacgacgaggacgacgacggcgaggTCGACCTCAG CAAACTGGAGACCCAGACTCAAGCTGCGCCTTTCAAGTGGCCGCCGACAACCATTTCGCAAGCACCGACAGGAGAGGTGAGAATGCTGGGCTGCGCGTGTTTTAACGTAGTAACGTTAAGggcccttgtcgcagaaaatccggtgtcggcatcgTCTCGCGTTGTCCGCTATACGGAAAAatgccgtatatatttaggtatatgtatatgccacgccttgctacatGGTAAGCGGTATATGCGGGTAATACTGCCACACCCTTCTatcgctaaagttgctcataccttgtcttacattcttgacaaatggatttctcgaaattttgagaatgacagcctacaaacaaatgtcatgaaacaaaacaccgacagtgcatgccttgTATGGAAAATCTTCTCAGACTCAAATATTAAAAATGCGAAagaataa